The following DNA comes from Streptomyces sp. NBC_00690.
GGCGCCGCACACGGTCGTCGAGGTACGGCTGGAGCCTGAGCAGTTCGTCGTGAATCACCGTCTCGCGGACCGTCAACCGCAGTTCGGGCGCCGCCCACCAGGGAATCCGAGGGCGCCTCGGCACCTCTGCACCCGGTTGCGCGCGGCTGAGCCAGTGCCACAGCGCACCGAGGCGGGTGTACGTGAGGCCGGCTTGGAGGGCTGCCGTGACCCGCGGTGCGAGGAGCGGCACCAGGAACCCGATCGCCGTGGTCAGCCCACCGGCCGAGGCCAGCAGCGGCGCGGCCGTCGTACTGAGCACGTCCCAGTCCCCGCCCGCCCATCGAGCGCTGATCGCGGTCAGCTTGGCCGCCCCGAAGGAGAGGTTGAAGAAGAATCCCGCCACCAACAGACACAGCCCCACCCGCAGCCACTGGCCCACCGCCCGCGCCCACAGGAGGCACATCAGCGTGGTCACGGCGGCTGCCACCGTGTGCGCCAGCAGATAGAGGACGATCATCTCCCGCAGGAACGGGGTGTGGGCGTAGTACGTGTCGAAGTCCCGCAGCCGCTCCACCGGGGCTTCCCCGAGGACAAAGAGGACGGGAAGGACGGCGATCACCGTCCCGTACGCCGCGATCCAGCCGCGGGTCACCCGTCTGACGCGCTCCGGAGGGCCGCCGCGCCAGTACGCGATCAGGACCAGACAGGTACAGCTGAACGCACACAGGAAGCAGTAGACGAGTGGGGCGGCGATGTTGGGCGTATCCGTGAGGCCGTTGATCAGGGCGATGGTGGCGGGGGCGGCGAGGACGAAGCAGGACGTGGCGGTGAACAGCAGGAAGTGCACCGAGCGTACGAGCGGATCACGCCAGCCGCGGCGCAGCGCGGGCAATCTCGCGGCCAGGGCGATGGCCAGGAGGACGGACGGGAGGTAGTAGTCGCTGTTGCGCATGGTTCAGCCTTGGCGGTGTCCGAGAGATGCCTGGATACGCTGGGCGAGTGCGCTGGTGGGTGCGGTGTCGCCCGGTCGTTCCAGCCAACGGCGCAGTTGGGCCCCGAGCTCCAGTCCGAAGGTTTCTGCTTCCGTCTCCTGTGCCTGGCGGAAGTCGGTGCGCGCGGCGAGTTTCGCCACGGTCGGCAGGCCGGTGTTGTCGGTGGCCAACCGGGCGGCGGTGGCCGTTCCATCAGGTGCCCGGTTGGCGGGGTCGACCAGCACGGCGGGATGCGCGCTGCCGTGTCCGGCGACCATGTGCCAGACCTCATGGCCGAAGATGATCAGTTGGTGGAGGGGCGAAGTGGTCGCCTGGACGCAGATGACATCCCGGTCCGCCATGTCCAGATAGAGCCCGCTGGCCGTCTGTGGAGGGAAGTCGACCAGATGGAGGACCACCGGCCTGCCACGCCGTTCGCTGAGCCGGGCGCACAGGGCGGCGAAGACATCCTCGGGTCCGACCGGCCTGGCCTGTTCGATTGCACGGGTCAGTTCGTCGCGAAGCTGGCGCATCGCGCTCTTGGTGCCCACTCCGCTCCCCTGCTCGACGACCTCGGCCTGCGCCCACACCGTATCGAGGCCGAGGGG
Coding sequences within:
- a CDS encoding MAB_1171c family putative transporter, coding for MRNSDYYLPSVLLAIALAARLPALRRGWRDPLVRSVHFLLFTATSCFVLAAPATIALINGLTDTPNIAAPLVYCFLCAFSCTCLVLIAYWRGGPPERVRRVTRGWIAAYGTVIAVLPVLFVLGEAPVERLRDFDTYYAHTPFLREMIVLYLLAHTVAAAVTTLMCLLWARAVGQWLRVGLCLLVAGFFFNLSFGAAKLTAISARWAGGDWDVLSTTAAPLLASAGGLTTAIGFLVPLLAPRVTAALQAGLTYTRLGALWHWLSRAQPGAEVPRRPRIPWWAAPELRLTVRETVIHDELLRLQPYLDDRVRRRAYASAVVGYAPRRYAKAVGVAAMVVTAVEARRDGQPPGEGSDPAQAGVHALTAALSPGREGLVRLSQILRSPYVTDAVRKEAAGSAVPPSDGEDGAQPAGDDTVPRRATVRPGPIPAPSHECAPTAIDRGRCRARCRQGITWMSYGVRCAVQPCTLEDRPIDPV